The following is a genomic window from Bacillus sp. FJAT-52991.
TTTACCGTGGTTCTTCTTACCAAGGCGCTCAACGACACCTGATGCAAAGCTACCACGCATTTTCTCGACGCCATCTACTTCAGATGCAGCGATTCCTGCAATAACTTCAATGACTTCAGGAGCAATTTCAATTCGGCCCATGCCATTATCTCCATTGCTCATTTCTAAAACTTGATTAACTTGGCTATTTTCTGCCATCAATCAACACCTCCGTGTTAAATTGTTTATGACTTCATCACTTCATACATTTCAAGGAATTTCGTGTTGAATTCTCCTTCAACAAACTTTTCATGATCAAGTAACTGTAAGTGGAAAGGAATAGTTGTATGAACTCCTTCAATCACAAATTCGCTTAACGCACGTTTCATTCGGGCAATCGCTTCCTCCCGAGTCGATCCAAACGTGATTAGTTTAGCAATCATGGAATCATAAAATGGTGGAATCATATAGCCCGGGTAAACAGCTGAGTCTACACGAACTCCAAAGCCTCCAGGTGGCATATAAGCCGTAATGCGACCAGGAGATGGCATAAAGTTCTTTTCCGGGTTTTCTGCATTAATTCGGCATTCAATCGACCAACCATTAAACTCTACATCTTGTTGTTTAAGAGCAAGTTCTTTACCAGATGCCACGCGAATCTGTTCTTTAATCAAGTCCACACCTGTAACCATTTCCGTCACTGGATGTTCTACTTGAATTCGTGTGTTCATTTCCATGAAATAAAACTCTCTATGATTATAATCATAAATAAATTCTACCGTTCCTGCACCTGTATATTCAACTGCTTGCGCCGCTTTAACTGCTGCATTTCCCATCTCTTCACGAACTTTAGCATCAAGAGCTGGGGAAGGAGTTTCCTCAAGCAATTTTTGCATACGACGTTGAATAGTGCAATCCCGTTCACCTAAGTGAATCACATTTCCATGTGTATCTGCAAGTACTTGAATTTCAACATGTCGAAAATCTTCAATAAATTTTTCTAAATAGACGCCTGGATTTCCAAACGCTGTTGCCGCTTCCTGCTGAGTCATGTTAATGCCTTTTACTAATTCCTGTTCATCGCGAGCTACACGAATCCCTTTACCTCCACCACCGGCTGTTGCTTTAATAATAACCGGATAGCCAATTCCCTCAGCAATGGACATTCCTTCTTCAACCGATTTAATAATGCCATCAGAACCAGGCACAATCGGTACACCAGCTTTCTCCATCGTGTCACGCGCTACATCTTTCGTTCCCATCTGAGTAATAGCTTCAGGAGATGGACCTACAAAAATGATGTTGCATTCACGACAAAGCTCCGCGAAATCTGCGTTTTCTGCTAAAAATCCATAGCCCGGATGGATCGCATCACAATTTGTTAATTTGGCTACACTAATAATATTAGTGAAATTTAAATAACTGTCCTTTGAAGCAGTAGGTCCAATACAGAAAGCTTCATCTGCCAATTGCACATGGAGAGCTTCTTTATCTGCTTCAGAATAGACAGCCACCGTTTCAACATCAAGTTCTTTGCAGGCGCGAATAATACGCACAGCAATTTCCCCACGGTTGGCGATCAATAACTTTTTAATCATTCCGATCTCTCCTTATAAAGGCTTTACTAAAAATAACGGTTGACCGTATTCAACTAATTGTCCATCTTTTACAAGAATTTCTACAATTTCGCCTTCCACTTCCGCTTCAATTTCGTTAAAAAGCTTCATTGCTTCCACGATACAAACAACGGTTTCATCAGATACTTTTGATCCTGGTTTTACATATACATCTGCATCAGGAGATGGTGACTGATAGAATGTCCCTACCATTGGAGAAGTAATTTTATGTAAGTTCTCAGCATTTTCCACTACTTTTGGTGCTTCTGGCGCTGGTACTTCTTGAACAGCAGGCTTTACTTCCGTTTTTTCAATTTGGACAGGAGCAGCTTCTACTTTTGGCGCTTCTTCTTGTACATCTTTAACCACAGAGTATGTCACTCCTGTGTTTTTTTTCATTTTTACTTTACTACCTTCAGATTCAAACACAAATTCTTCAATATTGGACTGATCCACAAGCTTAATAAGTTCTCTTATTTCCTGTACTTTCATTTCTGACACCCCTTGAAAAATTATGACTAGATAATAACATCTTACGATAATACCTAGTAAGAATTCAACTTTTAACTTTTAATTAATAAATAGAATTCTATCCATATATTTTATCCCTTTTCTAGCAAATATGAAATAATAATTTTTTCTAATATTTTTTCAATTCTCTTAATTGATAATAAAAAAGAGCTATCTTAAAAACAAAAGGAACCCTCTCAACGAAACAACATCTAGTATTTGATCAACTGAACATATATCTAGACATTGTGATTTACGTGTAAGGTTCTCTTTTTCCAAGACAGCTCTAGCTTTTGATTTTTACGTTATTTCACCGTTTGAAATTCCACTGCAACAGGTTGCTTTCCCAGCTCGTCCCGTACTAAGCGAATAATTTCATTGGCTGCCGCTGCGGAATGTTTTTCTGCTTTAACGGTGATTCTAACATTCGTTCCATCTGCGCGAACGAGAGCATCTTTATATCCTTTCGATTTAATTAGTGTTTCTAACACATTTTCTTTCGTTGCTAATTCTGTTAATTTTTCCATTTCTTCATAGGCATTATTTTTATCTTCAGCCGAAAGATCTGATGAAGCTACTTTCGCTGTTAAATCCTCTTTCAACTTGTTTCTTTCGTCCTCCATTTCTAATCGAAGAAGATCAAATGCCTCATCTCCTGCAGCTTCTGTCACCACTTCTACTTGTTGATCACTCGCTGTCCCATTAGTTTCTTGAGGCATTTGTCCAGTTAATTCATTTGTCTCTCCTACTTGATTTTTCTTCGAGACGACATCAGGTGAAAGCTGGTCCGGAGAAGTAATGTAGTAGACAGATAATACGACAACTAGGCTAATCATGGTTAGCAACCAAACTGTTTGTTTTTTCAATAGCATTTTAAGCTTCCTCCTTTGGTTTTTTCGGCATGACTGCTACGCGATGGCTCGGCACATGAAGGACCTTTGTAACCGATTCAATCACCCATTTCTTCACTTGGATATTTTCTACTCCCTCTGCTACGACCAATACTCCACGTATCTCTGGCTTTTTCATTTCTAGTATGACGGGAGCGTTCTTATTTTCTTCTTCCATCATCACTAATTCCTCTTCTCTCGTTTGATCAATGATCGTTCTTTCTCCACCTTTCTTATCGATTTCTTTCGTTTCTTGGGATTTGACAGCTGTGTTTTTTTCTAGCACTTTTTGTTCACTAGCTTCTATATTGACTACAACTGTCACATTACTGACACCAGCCATTTCCTCAAGCGCAGATTGTAGTTTTTTTTCATAGTCCTGCTCATAATCGCTTGTTGAGGGTTGAATCGGCGCATTCTTTTGTCCAGATGCTTCTTCACTACGTACTTGATGATCTTGATTGATTACAGGTAGGTCTCCTCTTTCCTTCAAATCACTAAAAAGCATCATTCCCATGCCAAGGATAGCCACAATCACCATCCATTTTGCTTTATTTGCCGCTTTCTCCTCTCCGCTTTTTTTAGATGGGATTAAGGACTGAAGCCATTCCAACGGATTTTTCCGATTACTCAAGGCTGTCCCCCTCCTCTACCATATGAATATTCAGTTGCTCGGTTGGAATATTCCACTTTTTCGAGAGAAAATCGACGAGCAGCTGATCTTCCTTCCGATCCATATTTCTTTTAGAAGGGGGATCGATCACGACTTCATCTATCGTTGTGGAAGATTCCTTCGCATGTATAGAGGCCATATACACATCTACTTGTGCGATATCTGCAGGCGTGTATTCTCCCCATTTGTGAACCTCAATATTTAAATCTATTATTTGTTTTTGAAATTGATTCTTTAATTCGTTTTCCACTTGAGTGCGTAATTGCTGTTCTGTATTTTTCAATATATAGAGTTGTTTAGTAGACTCTAAGTGATCTTGTTTGACCGTCAGCTCCTGCTCTAACTTTTCATCTTTTGCTTGTTTAGCCACCCAGTCATATAGCTCTTGCTCTATATCAACAGAAAACAAGCTCCACATCGGATTGAGCATAACTAATAATAAAAGCAATCCCATTACGACCCTAGCGTATTTCTGAAACTGCGAAGTCGGCAATAGCATGTCCACCACAGCTGCAAGCAGAATAAAAGCGAGCACTTTACTTAGCCAGTCCATTATAAATGCCATTAGTCTCGGTCCCTTCCTTAGCGAATCATCATTGATAAATTACTTGCAGATACGAGAATTACAATCGATAAAAAGAACATGAAGGAGACAATGACGAGAGCGGCTAAAACATAGGTCATATTTTTGCTGATGATGTCGAGACAATCGACCACCATTTTATCCCCAAGTGGCTGCAAAATAGCCGCTGAGATTTTATAGATCATGATTAGGACGAATATTTTTAAAGCTGGAAAGGCAATGATTAACAACAGCATCCCGGCTCCCGCGAGACCAATGGTGTTTTTCAACAATAAAGAAGCACTCATCACCGTGTCTGCCGCTTCTGTAAACATCCTTCCAACAACAGGTATAAAATTTCCAGCTAGAAATTTTGCAGCTCGAATAGCGAGTCCATCAGATACAGCCGCTGCCGTTCCCTGAATGGAAACAACCGCTAAATAAATCGCCATAAAAACACTTAACAAGCCGATACTAAAGCGTCGAAGCAAATCCGCAAGCTTGGTGGCTTGATAATGTTCAGAAAAAAGACTAACTAAGCTAATTAATGTGGCAAAAAACAACAGAGGTAAAACCACTTTTTGGATTAATATCGAGCTAATATTCATTAAAAAAAGTAAAAATGGATGAAACAGCGTGGCCGAAATCGTTCCTCCAGTCGTGGCCAACAGAGCGAGCAGGATAGGGACAAGCGCAAGCAAAAATTGAATCATCCCATCGACCGCTTCCATCGCATAATCCATCGTTAAGCGAAAACTATTTAAAGCGATAATCATAAGAACCATCAACACAATGCCATAAGCCGTCTTACTTACCATCCCTTGTTCAAAGGCATTTTGGAGGATTTGAAGAAAGACGGAAAACACCGTTAACAAAATAAGTGTTCCTAGCAATTTGCCATTCGCTGTCAGTTCATGAAAGGTAAAAGACACAAACCCTTTTGCCCACTCGTCTAACGAAATCGATTGTCCATTTTCTAAAAGACTTGGCAAGGACTCTCGCTTCGTTTCTGGCAAATACTGTCCGTAAGTTTTCACGATGTGATCCCATTGAGCGGAAAGATCCTCCAATCCTAAATGCTGCAACTGCTCCTTCGCCATTCCATCTAAATCGATTTGCTCCTCCTCCATCTCCGCTTGAACACTATAAGAGGCTGATACAACAAAAATGAGGAACAAAAGAGCTGACTTTAACTGTTGCTTCATAAACATCCACCACCATTACTAGCGCTTTGATTAATTCGGAAGCATCGACAAAATGGTTTCAATTAAAAGTGTTAAAATCGGAACAGCCATCGATAAAATGATAACTTTACCTGCAAGCTCCATTTTGGCTGCTAATGCTTCTTGTCCGGCATCCTTTGTCATTTGAGCAGCGAATTCAGCAATATAAGCAATTCCAATAATTTTCAACATCGTTTCAACATAAACAAGTTCTACTTCCGCACGAGCAGCCAGCTTCTTGATCATTAAAATAATCTCGGCGATTTGATCAGCTAAAAACAAAAATAGGCTACTGCCGACAAATAGCACAAGCAAAAAAGTAAAAGCTGGCTGTTGCTCCTCAAGTAACAGAACAAAAAATACGGCAACAAGAACTATTGCGGCTACTTGGATAATTTCAATCGTATTCCTCTCCCGTCATTGAAATAAAAAGACATCTTTTATTTTGTTAAACAAATCCTCAACTACAGTAGCAACCAAAAATAATACGTAAATAAACCCAAATAAAGTGACCCACTGAGCGTACTCTTTTTTTCCTACTTGTTCTAAAATCGTATGGAGGAAGGCCACGATCAAACCGACGCCTGCTATTTTGAATATCATTTCCACTTCAATGCCCATTGTTCTCCTCCTTCTCTGCTATAAAAGTAGCAGCACGATAAATAATCCACCGATAATACTTAAATTTCGATACAGCTTTCCATATCGCTTATATTTTTCAGCCGCCTCTTGTTCTTGACGTTCTAAATGAGTAAGTGTGAGCAAGATTTGCTTTTGCTCTGTTAGTCGATCATGCCTGCCCACCGTATCCCCAAACTCCAATAAAATCGATCGCTCTTCCTCTTTTAATGCAGTCTGTGGCCATATGTCCTGTAAGCTTTTTCTCCAAGCAGATTGAGCATCCATTTCGGTTGTCGTCAGTAAATGAGCAAAAGAAGAAAAGAGGGATGCTATTGGTTGTGGGAGGCGATCAGATAATTTTCTCGCTGATTCATGTAAAGGCGTATGCCCATACACAATTTCTGCTTCTAAAGATTGCAAAGCAGATTTCAGCAACCGGATTTGTCGCGGTCGCTCGCTCAGCTTCCTTCCTTGTTCCACTCCTAACCAAAAAGAACCTAGTAGAATAAAAAGCGCTCCCATCCATTTCACTGCGCCTTCCCTACTCTCATCGCTAACTTCTTCCCGTTTTGATCGAGAACATGAAACGCCCGTTCCCCATTTTGAAACGAAAGTTCAATAAACCGTTCAAAAGCGCCACTTTGAATGATTTTTTCGATCATGGGTCTTCGAGCAGCCTCCTTTAAACTAGTTCCGTGGACAGTTGCCATTAAGGTAATGCCCGCATTCACCGCTTCCGCAACTGCCTGTCCATCTTCTTCCCTCCCGATTTCATCGGCAATCAGTACATCAGGACTCATCGAGCGAATCATCATCATCATTCCTTCTGCTTTCGGACAAGCATCAAGAACATCCGTACGAGTCCCAACATCAAGCTGGGGAACTCCTTTTACACAGCCAGCTATTTCTGAACGTTCATCCACAATCCCTACTTTTACTGGCAATAAGTTGATTGCTTGATCACCGCTAGCGGCGACTCGCGCTACATCTCGCAGTAGCGTTGTTTTCCCCGATTGCGGTGCACCAATGATCAAAGTGCTTTTCCAACGATCATTATAAAGAGCCGAAATAAACGGCTTAGCCACTCCGATTTTTTCACGAGCAATCCGCAAGTTAAAAGACGAGAGATGACGGATCGCTTTCACTTTGCCTTGTTCTAAGATGACTTTTCCTGCTAACCCGACCCGGTGACCACCTTCAATCGTTAAATAGCCGCATCGCAATTCTTCATCTATAGCATAAAAAGAATGCTGACTAAGCTTATTCATAAGTGCTTGTCCTTCCTCAGGTGTAATGATATGTGGCAAAAAGAACACTTGCTGAGCAATGATCTCTAACGGCTGATTCATTCGAATTCTAATCTCTTCCATCTCATCTTTGACTTGGGACGGCAGGCTTTGAATCACTTCCTTTAATGTCGGCGGCAAATAAGATAGAATCGTATCGATAACTATTTCCTCCTTCCCCTCCCTTTTTATTCAATGTATGTTTTTCCTCTCTAGTTATGCCGTTCACTCTAGGTAAAAACAAAAAAAGACCGGCGGCAGCCAGTCATTCGTTCGTGTGTATGAAATTTTGTTTTCGATTATTCTATTTCTTTTAACGCCCTTTCCGCTAAGGATTTAAAGGCAATATCGTCCATTGGCGGATTATGAAGGCCCGCACGCACATGTTGATAGTAGCGATGTAACGGATTTTGGGCACTTAAGCTTCTTGCCCCCACAATTCTCATCGCCAAGTCGACTACTTTGATCGCTTGATTTGTGACAAAGCTTTTGGCAGCCGCCATGTCCGCTTGTACATCTATGTCAGGATGCTGCTCATATTTTTCAGCCACTCCATATAAAAAATGCCTAGATGAAAGTAGATGAATTTCCATTTCGCCGATCTGTTGTTGAATATTAGGCAGTGTACCGATTGGTTTCCCAAGGCTTGTTGGTACGTACTCAGCCGCAAACTTCACTGCGTAGTCTCTTGCGGCACTAGCAATGCCCAAATAACAAGCGGGGATATGCAGCAACCAGCCTTTGCGGCGCTGTTTGCTTTCAGCAGTAACTTCCTCTACGACATATTCTACTGGTATTTCCACATGATCTAACACTAAATCATGACTTGCTGTTCCTCTTAAAGCCACACTATCCCATGTTTCACGAATGGATACTCCTTTTGTTTCGTGCGGAACAAGGAATACTGCGACTGTTCCATTCTCTCTCGTTGCGGTAACGAAAAAGTAATCTAAAACCGGAGAGGCGGAAGTAAATGTTTTTTCTCCAGTAATGATATAAGATTGACCATCTTCAGATAAAACAGCGGTGGTTGTCGGTTTTGCTCCACGAAGAGGGCTTCCTGCATTTCGCTCGCTGGCGGCGGTATTAATAAGCGCACCTTTTTGAATTTCAGGAACAACAATTGACACCACTTCTTCATTCCAGTGACGGTGTTCAGCAAATTCAAGCACTGTCCCCATATGCCATCCGATCGATAAAGCAGTCGATCCACAGCCTTTTGCAATTTGCTCTTGAAAGGATAGAAATTGTGTTAAACTCACACCTCCCCCCTTATATTCTTTTGGCAATGTTTGTGTCGTGTAGTCTACTTTTTTTAGTTCCGCTACATTTTGAAATGGAAATGAATTCAGCTGATCTAATTCTCTTTCCCTCTCTTGAAAATCATTTTTTAATTTCTTTAAAGAAGAAAGCACATCCTTTGGTGATTCTGTATAAGCTGTCATTTACAATCCTTCTTTCTATTATTCTGATTCGAATACTCGGTTTTATAATCAAAAATTTTTCTCCGCTTTAAAAATCAATAAATAAACTTCATCTTCTAGTATATTCCTTTTAATTATTTCATAAATTCAGGAAAATAACAAGGGATTATACAATAAAAAAGCTGTTCCTACATAGAGGAACAGCCTTCTTGACATTTATGCACGTGAAACGTAGCTGCCGTCATCTGTATTGACGATTAATACATCGTCTTCGTTCACAAAGAAAGGAACTTGAACAACTAAGCCTGTTTCTACAGTCGCTGGCTTCGTACCACCTGAAGCCGTGTCACCTTTGATTCCAGGCTCTGTTTCAGTTACTTTCAGCTCAACTGTATTCGGCAATTCTACACCAAGTGTTTCTGTTTGATACATCATGATGGAAACTTCCATATTCTCTTTCAAGAATTTTAATTCGTATTCGATTTGATCCGCTGGAAGCTCGATTTGCTCGTATGATTCATTATCCATGAATACATGTTGGTCACCATTTGCATATAAGTATTGCATTCTGCGATTATCGATTTGAGCTTTAGCTACTTTCTCACCCGCACGGAATGTCTTTTCTTGAATCGCTCCATTGCGAAGGTTACGAAGTTTAGAGCGGACAAATGCAGCCCCTTTTCCTGGCTTTACATGTTGGAATTCAACGACGCGCCAAATGCCGCCATCCACTTCAATTGTTAATCCTGTACGAAAATCATTTACTGAAATCATTTTGTAAATCCTCCATTATCATTAAAGAATGATTAAGTCTTTAGTAGAATGTGTGAGCGGTTCATTTCCATTTTCCGTGATAATCGTATCATCTTCAATGCGCACACCGCCTACTCCTGGCAAGTAAATTCCTGGTTCGACTGTAACAGCCATTCCCGGTGTTAATACCATTTCTGAACGGGAAGAAAGATTAGGTCCTTCATGAACTTCAAGGCCGATTCCATGACCGGTTGAATGACCGAAATATTGGCCATATCCAGCTTTAGTTATATGGTCACGCGTAATGGCATCCGCTGCTTTCCCCGTCATCCCTGCCTTGATTTCATTCATTCCTTTCAACTGTGCTTCTAACACAATATGATAAATTTCTTTCATCTGATCAGATGGTTCCCCCACTGCAATGGTACGAGTAATATCCGAAACATAGCCGTGATAATAAGCGCCATAATCAAGCGTAATCATATCGCCTTTTTCGATCACTTTGTCACTCGCTACCCCGTGAGGTAGAGCGGAACGTTCACCTGAAGCTACTATTGTATCAAAAGATGAAGATGTTGCGCCACACTTTCTCATAAAGAACTCGAGTTCATTGGAAACCTCAAGCTCTGTCTGCCCCGGTTGAATAAATTCAAGAATATGCTTGAATGCCGCATCAGCAATAGCGGCAGCTTCCTTTAATATCTTAATCTCTGATTCGCTCTTAATCAAGCGCAAGTTTTCAACTAATTGACTAACAGGAACGATCTCTGCTTTCACTAGCCCTTTAAGGATCTCGTAAGATTGAAAAGTCATATATGCTTTTTCAAAACCAAGGCGATTTATCCCTAATGCTTTCACTTGATTGGCGATTTCTTCATATATGATTCCTTCATGCTTCACAATGTCAAAACCCTCAGCCTGTTTTTGTGCTTGTTCTACATAACGGAAATCTGTAATAAACATAGCTTTATCCTCTGTGACTAGCGCTCCTCCAGAGGAACCTGTAAAGTTAGTTAAATAACGACGGTTATATGGACTCATCACGAGCAATCCATCAATCCCCTCTTTTTTCATGCTTGTACGAAGTTTATCTAATTGGATCATGATTCTTTCCCCCCATTCTATGTATCAACGCTTGTAAAGCTAGTTCATACCCCTTCAATCCTAGACCTGCGATTTGCCCAACAGCAACTGGGGCAATGACAGATTGATGACGAAATGACTCCCTTGCATGAATGTTACTAATATGCACTTCAATGACCGGAATAGAGATGGACGTCACAGCATCTCTAAGCGCGTAGCTATAATGCGTAAATGCTCCTGGGTTGAAAATAATTCCGACCATTTCTTCATCTGCAGCCAAGTGAAGGCGATCAATTAATTCTCCCTCATGGTTAGATTGAAAAGTAGAAAGCGTCACACCTGATTCCTTTGCTTTAGAAATCAGTTGACTTTCAAGTTCTTCCAGCGTTACCGCTCCATAAATGTCCGGCTCTCTTTTTCCAAGTCGATTTAGATTTGGACCGTTTAATAATAGAATATGCTTCATAATGTCTCCTGCCCCCGAATATAGTTACAAGAACATTCTAACATATTTATTTTGCCAATAACTACTTACTCAGTCTCTTCCCTCTGGACATTCATCTGTTTATGATGCTCATAGCCATAGGAAATGGAGTAACCAATAAATAAGCCATATAGAAGAAGGAGGCAAATAGTCGTTACTAATGTATCGTTATTCATTGTTCTCCACCAAGGAATCGCCGGATAGATCGAACGAAGAACAATGAAGAATACCACCCATAAACCGGCTCCATACGTCACACCAACCCACATCGACTTTTTTTTTCGGAATAAGGCATAATAAATCACGGCTAAGAGCAGAGAACAGAGAATATAAAATAAAATGCTCGTCGCCACGTTTAAATAGGTTTTTTTGAATTCAGTCACATACATATATTTCAATACGGCATTCGGGTTGAAACTAATAAAATGAAAATACGAAGCAAATTGAGCAAGCACTCCCCAAAATAATCCTCCATAAACCCCAATAATAATGACATTTCCCAGCGAAAAACGGACCTCTTTCGCCTGTTTCACGTCTTTTTCCATCATACACCTCCACATTCACAAATAATAAACTTTCAGAAAGCATTTTTATTGAATGATTCAGCTTTTATTTTTCCTGAATAACGGCTAAAATATGTATATCAAGTTTTATCTTTAATTTAATGAAAGAGGGTATTCCATGAGTGAACAAAAGCCAGTTTATGGCGGTCAGGCAGTCATAGAAGGCGTTATGTTCGGCGGAAAGCATCATACTGTCACCGCTGTCCGTAAAAAAGACCAATCGATCGCCTATTATCATTTACCAAGAAAAACAAATTCATCTTTTCGAATCTTCAAAAAAATCCCATTCGTTCGAGGGATCTTCGCCATTCTAGATGCGGCCGCAAACGGATCGAAACATTTAAATTTCGCTCAAGAGCAATATGATCTAGAAGCGGATGAAGTAGAAACTAAGAAAAATGCAGAACCATCTAAACTGGCTATGATTCTAGGAGTAGCCGCCATCGGAGTCCTCTCTTTTTTATTTGGGAAATTCATCTTCACTCTAGTCCCTGTCTTTTTAGCCGAATCTACTCGGTCTATCTTTTCAAGTGATATGGAGCAAATTTTAATAGAAGGTCTATTCAAGCTTATCCTTCTGTTAGTTTACATTTACTTAATCTCTTTAACCCCGATAATTAAAAGAGTGTTTCAGTATCACGGCGCTGAACATAAAGTCATTAATGCTTATGAGAACAATCAAGCACTAACAGTAGAAAATGTTCAAGCTGCTTCTCGTCTTCATTACCGTTGTGGATCAAGTTTTATTTTATTTACAGTAATTGTCGGCGTATTTGTGTATATATTAGTGCCTACTGAACCATTATATGTAAGGGTGCTAAATCGAATCGCACTGATTCCTGTTGTTCTCGGCATCTCTTTTGAAGTACTTCAGTTGACTAATAAACTGCGTGACGTTCCGGTATTACGTTTTCTCGGGTATCCTGGTTTGTGGCTTCAACTTTTAACAACGAAAGAACCGACAGATGATCAAGTGGAAGTAGCGATCGCCTCATTTGAAAAATTAATAAATTTTGAGGAAAACACACAAAAAGGATTAAACACTGAGGAAATTGTCTAATATGTAATTAACAGCTTGTTAGGAGGTGGCTTTATTGGCAACTCGTACAGTCATTACCTTTTCATTAATTGCACTCGCTGCTATTGGGCTCGTTTCCATGTTGTTTAATGCCCCTGGAGCTTTAGCTCGGCAGCTGGTTATCGCTGCAGTAACTGTAGCTGTTATTGTTTTAATCTATCGCCTCGTAATGAGAAAGCGATTAGGTGGCAATGGGGAAGATCGAGCGTTTGCAAAGGCCGCTAGACAATCCAAAAAGCGATTGAAAAGCCGCAAAAAAACAACTCACCCCTCCACTCCAGCTACAAAAAAGAAGCCTTTAAGAAGAAAGTCCTCTGCAAATTTGCGAGTTATTGAAGGAAAGAAAGGCAAAAAAAATAACCGGGCTTCTTCTTAAACCCGGCTATTAATAACTCCAACGCTTAAAAAACGCCTTGGCATGATCACGTCCTGTTTGAATAAGGGCGTATTTTTTTTCGTCTGTTAAGTTAAAATCCGTAATAGCTGTTTCCTGCACTGGAATAAAGAGAATACTGCTTTCATGCCTCCTTGAAATATAGCGGGCATCATGAGCATCTTTCATCGTATGAAACAAGGCCCCAAATAAATCGATCCCTGTTTTCACTTGTCGTGGGACTCCCGTTGTTTTTGTCATCAATTTCACGCCAAGGACAGGCCGCATCAGTTTTTTATCCGCCTCATCAAAGAGCCAAATGGGGAAGTTACTCAACACTCCTCCATCGACCGTTAACGCCCGACCATTTAATTTAACCGGTTGAAAAAAATAAGGGATTGTACAACTCATTCGAACAGCTCGTGCCACTGAAAATGTAAGAGGATCTTTATTATAAGAAGGCAAATCATCTGGCAGAATGAGCAGGCGACCATTGGTAATATCAGATGTAATCACGCGTAACGTTTCTGGTGGAAGATCTCCAAACGTTCGTATTCCTTTTTGTGCTAACCTCACTTCTAACCACTGTTCAAGCTTCTTCCCTTTATACAAACCGAGCTGAAAATAGAGTTTTACCCACTTCAAAAATGGAAAATCAAACATGACATCATCTAATAGTTGTTTTTCGTTTACCTCCATCACCATCTGTTTAAGCTCTTCACTGGAATAACCAGCCGCGATAAAAGCAGCAATAATCGCCCCCGCACTAGTGCCTGCTAAACGAACAAAAGTTAAAC
Proteins encoded in this region:
- a CDS encoding SA1362 family protein, which produces MATRTVITFSLIALAAIGLVSMLFNAPGALARQLVIAAVTVAVIVLIYRLVMRKRLGGNGEDRAFAKAARQSKKRLKSRKKTTHPSTPATKKKPLRRKSSANLRVIEGKKGKKNNRASS
- a CDS encoding patatin-like phospholipase family protein; this encodes MKIDGVFSGGGIKGFALVGAFEEIEQRGLTFVRLAGTSAGAIIAAFIAAGYSSEELKQMVMEVNEKQLLDDVMFDFPFLKWVKLYFQLGLYKGKKLEQWLEVRLAQKGIRTFGDLPPETLRVITSDITNGRLLILPDDLPSYNKDPLTFSVARAVRMSCTIPYFFQPVKLNGRALTVDGGVLSNFPIWLFDEADKKLMRPVLGVKLMTKTTGVPRQVKTGIDLFGALFHTMKDAHDARYISRRHESSILFIPVQETAITDFNLTDEKKYALIQTGRDHAKAFFKRWSY
- a CDS encoding DUF1385 domain-containing protein, with protein sequence MSEQKPVYGGQAVIEGVMFGGKHHTVTAVRKKDQSIAYYHLPRKTNSSFRIFKKIPFVRGIFAILDAAANGSKHLNFAQEQYDLEADEVETKKNAEPSKLAMILGVAAIGVLSFLFGKFIFTLVPVFLAESTRSIFSSDMEQILIEGLFKLILLLVYIYLISLTPIIKRVFQYHGAEHKVINAYENNQALTVENVQAASRLHYRCGSSFILFTVIVGVFVYILVPTEPLYVRVLNRIALIPVVLGISFEVLQLTNKLRDVPVLRFLGYPGLWLQLLTTKEPTDDQVEVAIASFEKLINFEENTQKGLNTEEIV
- a CDS encoding YqhR family membrane protein, with the translated sequence MEKDVKQAKEVRFSLGNVIIIGVYGGLFWGVLAQFASYFHFISFNPNAVLKYMYVTEFKKTYLNVATSILFYILCSLLLAVIYYALFRKKKSMWVGVTYGAGLWVVFFIVLRSIYPAIPWWRTMNNDTLVTTICLLLLYGLFIGYSISYGYEHHKQMNVQREETE